CACCCCGCTGTCGCTGGGCATCGAGACCCTGGGCGGCGTGATGACCAAGCTGATCGAGCGCAACACCACCATCCCGACCAAGGCCACGCAGGTGTTCTCCACCGCCGACGACAACCAGACCGCGGTGACCGTGCACGTGCTGCAGGGCGAGCGCGACCGCGCCGCCGACAACAAGTCGCTGGGCCGCTTCGACCTGAGCGACATCCCGCCGGCGCCGCGCGGCGTGCCGCAGATCGAGGTCGCCTTCGACATCGACGCCAACGGCATCCTCAACGTCTCGGCCAAGGACAAGGGCACCGGTAAGGAACAGAACATCGTCATCAAGGCCTCCAGCGGTCTCAACGACGACGAGATCGATCGCATGGTCAAGGACGCCGAGGCGCACAAGGAAGAGGACCGCAGGTTCCACGAGATGGTCGATGCCCGCAACCAGGCCGACAACATGATCCATGCGACCCGCAAGTCGCTGAAGGATCTCGGCGACAAGGTCACGGACGAGGAGAAGACCGAGGTCGAGAACGCGATCAAGGCGGTCGAGGAGGTCATGAACGGCGACGACAAGGAGGCCATCGAGCAGAAGACCGCCGCACTGGCCGAGGTCTCTGGTAAACTCGCTCAGCGTGTCTACCAGGAGCAGGGCGGTCAGGCCGGCGCGGCCGGCGCCGAGGCCGCGGGCGAGCAGGCCCAGGGCGGCGCTGAGTCCGGCGACGATGTGGTCGACGCCGAGTTCGAAGAGGTCAAGGAAGACAACAAGTAATCCCCGGGTTAGGGGGTAATGGGACTGGAGAGTCGAGACCTTGGCTGTGTCGGCTCACCGGTCCCGTTTGTGTTTGTTTCCCCGAGAGGGGATGCTGAAATATTCGGGTTTTGCATATGAGTGACAGCCACGACTTCCCGGCCGTCATTCCGGCGCAGGCCGGAATCCAGGTGCCGCAGCGATTACTGGAACCCGGCCTGCGTCGGGATGACAGGGATTTTCTGTTCCCGGACTCCAAACTTCGAGTCTCTGAATAATGGCAAAAAAAGATTTCTACGAAATTCTGGGTGTGCAGAAGAACGCCAGCGAGGCCGACATCAAGAAGGCCTATCGGCGCATGGCCCAGAAGTTTCATCCCGATCGCAATCCCGACGACGAGGAGGCGCTGAATCGCTTCAAGGAGGTCAAGGAGGCCTACGAGGTTCTGAGCGATGCACGCAAGCGTGCCGCCTATGACCAGTTCGGCCACGCCGGCGTCGATCCCAACATGGGCGGCGGTGCGGGCGGCGGCTTCGGCGGCGGCGGTGCCTCCTTCTCCGATATCTTTGGCGACGTGTTCGGCGACATCTTCGGCGGCGGCGCCGGTCGCGGCCCCGGCGGCCAGCGGGTCTACCGCGGCGCCGACCTGCGCTACAACCTGGATCTGACCCTGGAGGAGGCCGTTGCCGGCACCACGGTCAAGATCCGGGTGCCGGCCATGGTCGGCTGCACGGTGTGCGGCGGCAACGGGGCCAAGCCGGGCAGCAAGCCCGAGACCTGCACCACCTGCGGCGGTGTCGGTCAGGTGCGTATGCAGCAGGGCTTCTTCTCGGTGCAGCAGACCTGCCCGCGCTGTCACGGCAGCGGCTCCATCGTCAGCGACCCCTGCACCGCCTGCCAGGGCCACGGCCGGGTGCAGGAGAACAAGACCCTGTCGGTGAAGGTGCCGCCCGGTGTCGACACCGGCGACCGCATCCGCCTGGCCGGCGAGGGCGAGGCCGGGGAGAACGGGGGGCCGCCCGGCGATCTGTATGTCCAGATCCGGGTCAAGGAACATCCCATCTTCACCCGTGACGACAACCACCTGTTCTGCGAGGTGCCGATCCCGTTCGTCACCGCGGCGCTGGGCGGTGAACTCGAGGTGCCGACCCTGGAAGGCAAGGTCAAGCTCAAGATCCCGACCGAGACTCAGTCCGGCAAGCTGTTCCGGCTGCGCGGCAAGGGCGTGAAGCCGGTACGCGGCGGTCCCGTGGGCGATCTGATGTGCCGGGTGATGGTGGAGACACCGGTCAATCTCAACGAAAAGCAGAAGCAGATGCTGCGCGATTTCGAGTCCACCATGGACGAGAAGGGCGACAGCCACCACAACCCGCAGTCGCACTCCTGGCTGGACGGGGTGAAGAAGTTCTTCGAGGGCATCAAACTGTAAGTTGTCATTGCGAGCGCATGCGAAGCAATCTCTGAAATCAACCGCGGCGGTAGCGTCGCGAGATTGCTTCGCCTGACCCATAGAAACCCTTCGGGTTTCATCATGGGTACCCCACCCTTCGGGTCTGGGCATCGCAATTGACGGAAGGATCCAGGTGGTTAAATGACAACAAGAATCGCAATCGCCGGCGCCGCCGGCCGCATGGGCCGGCACCTGATCGAGGCCGCCCACAACACCGAGGGCACGCAGCCCGCCGTCGCCCTGGAGGCGCCCGGCCACCCCAGCCTGGGCTCGGATGCCGGCGTGCTGGCCGGCGTCGGTGAACTCGGGGTGAACGTGACCGACGACCTGGTCGCGCAGGCGGAGCGCTTCGATGTCCTGATCGACTTCACCATACCCGAGGCGACCCTGGCCAATGTCCGTGCCTGCCGCGCGGCCGGCCGGGCCATCGTCATCGGCACCACCGGCCTGAGCGATGATCAGAAATCCGAACTGGCCGGGGCCGCCCGGGACATCCCCGTTGTCTTCGCCCCCAACATGAGCGTCGGGGTGAATCTCTGTCTCAAGCTGCTGGACCTGGCCGCCCGGGTGCTGGGCGATACGGTCGACATCGAGGTCATCGAGGCCCATCACCGACACAAGATCGACGCCCCCTCCGGCACCGCCCTGCGCATGGGGGAGGTGGTGGCCGAAGCATTGGGGCGGGATCTGAAGGAATGCGCCGTCTACGGCCGCGAGGGCCGCACCGGCGAGCGCGACCGCCGCACCATCGGCTTCGAGACCATCCGCGCCGGCGACATCGTCGGCGAGCACACTGTCATGTTCGCGGGCGAAGGCGAACGGGTGGAGATCACCCACAAGGCCTCCAGCCGCATGACCTTCGCCAGCGGTGCGGTGCGCGCCGCGGCCTGGCTGGCCGACCGCCCGGCCGGGCTGTACGACATGCAGGACGTGCTGGGATTGAAGGACTGAGTTCCGTTCAGTGATGGGAACGCAGAGGACGCAGAGACGCTAAGGCGCAGAGTTGTTATATTTTTTTCAAGATCTTTGCGCCTCTGTGCCTCTGCGTCCTCTGCGTGCATCCCGCCACTGTCCGCACACCACACCGGGGCGGGAAATAACCCCACTCGATTAGACAGTTGAGAGGGCATCGGCTAAAATGTGGTCTCAATTCCAGCCGGCTGTTCTGGTCCGGTGACTGCAACACGAAATGATTGCCAGCGGGAGGCTCGGGGAGTGCTCCCGCTTTCCATATCCACGCCACAGGAACGGAGGCTTCCTTGAGGAAACCCGCCATACTGGTTCTCGAAGACGGCAGTGTCTTCCGGGGCGAATCCATTGGCGCCGACGGCCAGACCGTGGGCGAGGTGGTCTTCAACACCGCCATGACCGGCTATCAGGAAATCCTGACCGACCCTTCCTATTCCCGCCAGATCGTCACGCTGACCTATCCCCACATCGGCAACACCGGGATCAATGACGAGGACGAGGAATCGGCGCGCATCCAGAGCGCCGGGCTGGTGGTGCGCGACCTGCCGACCCGCTACAGCAACTGGCGTGCGCAGCGCTCACTGGGCGATTATCTGCGTGAGAGCGGCGTGGTCGGCATCGCCGACATCGACACCCGGCGACTGACCCGCATCCTGCGCGAGAAGGGCGCCCAGAACGGCTGCATCATCGCCGGTGACCAGCCCGACGAGGCCGCCGCCCTGGAGGCGGCGAAGGGCTTCCCGGGGCTGAAGGGGATGGACCTGGCGCGCGAGGTCACCACTGCCGAGCGCTACGAATGGGCCCAGGGCACCTGGAGCCTGGAGGACGGTCTGCCGGCCCCGGCCGCGGATCTGCCGCATCATGTGGTGGCCTATGATTTCGGCGTCAAGCGCAACATCCTGCGCATGCTGGCCGACCGCGGCTGCCGCCTGACGGTGGTGCCGGCGCAGACCCCGGCCGCCGAGGTGATGGCGCTCAAGCCCGACGGCGTGTTCCTGTCCAACGGCCCCGGTGATCCCGAGCCCTGCGACTATGCCATCGGCGCCATCCGCGAGCTGCTCGACGCCGATGTGCCGCTGTTCGGCATCTGCCTCGGCCACCAGCTGCTGGCCCTGGCCAGCGGGGCGAAGACGACCAAGATGAAGTTCGGCCACCACGGCGCCAATCATCCGGTGCAGGATCTCGAGGCCGGTACGGTCATGATCAGCAGCCAGAACCACGGCTTCGCGGTCGACGACCAGACCCTGCCGGACAACCTCAAGGCGACCCATCGCTCCCTGTTCGACGGCAGCCTGCAGGGCATCCAGCGCACCGACAAGCCGGCGTTCAGTTTCCAGGGCCACCCGGAGGCCAGTCCCGGCCCGCACGACGTTGCTCCACTGTTCGATCATTTCATTGAACTGATTGAATCGAACCGCCAAGGCGCCAAGTGATTACACAACGGTCAGGAATATTGGCTATTGCACCAAAGACGCCGTCATCCCCGCGCAGGCGGGGATCCAGTAACCGCGGCGGTATATGGATTCCCGCCTGCGCGGGAATGACGCTGCGCCGGCTGACGAACACGATTTTTAACCCTATATGTCCTTGGCGTACTTGGCGCCTTGGCGGTTGATTTGAACTATGCCCAAACGTACCGACATAGAAAGCATTCTCATCCTCGGCGCCGGCCCCATCGTGATCGGCCAGGCCTGCGAGTTCGACTACTCCGGGGCCCAGGCCTGCAAGGCCCTGCGCGAGGAGGGCTACCGGGTCATCCTGGTCAATTCCAATCCGGCCACCATCATGACCGACCCGGAGATGTCCGGTGCCACCTACATCGAGGCGGTGGACTGGCGCACGGTGGAGAAGATCATCGAAAAGGAGCGTCCGGACGCCCTGCTGCCCACCATGGGCGGGCAGACGGCGCTCAACTGCGCCCTGGACCTGGACCGCGAAGGCATCCTGGAGAAGTACGGCGTGGAGATGATCGGCGCCAGCAAGGACGCCATCGACAAGGCCGAGGACCGCGACCGCTTCCGTCAGGCCATGCGCAGAATCGGCCTGGACTTCCCGACCTCGGAGATGGCCCACAGCATGGAAGAGGCCATGCAGGTGCAGGAGAAGATCGGCTTCCCGACCATCATCCGGCCCTCCTTCACCCTGGGCGGCAGCGGCGGCGGCATCGCCTACAACAAGGAAGAGTTCATTGAGATCTGCGAGCGCGGCCTGGATCTGTCCCCGACCAACGAGCTGCTGATCGAGGAATCCGCGCTCGGCTGGAAGGAATACGAGATGGAGGTGGTGCGGGACAGAAAGGACAACTGCATCATCGTCTGCTCGATCGAGAATCTGGATCCCATGGGCATCCACACCGGCGACTCCATCACCGTCGCCCCGGCGCAGACGCTCACCGACAAGGAATACCAGATCATGCGCGACGCCTCCCTGGCGGTGCTGCGCGAGATCGGGGTGGAGACCGGCGGCTCCAACGTGCAGTTCGCCATCAATCCCGACAACGGCCGCATGATCATCATCGAGATGAACCCGCGCGTATCGCGTTCCTCGGCGCTGGCCTCCAAGGCGACCGGTTTCCCCATCGCCAAGGTCGCCGCCAAGCTGGCCGTGGGCTATACGCTGGACGAGCTGCAGAACGAGATCACCGGCGGCGCCACCCCGGCCTCGTTCGAGCCCTCGATCGACTATGTGGTAACCAAGATCCCGCGCTTCACCTTCGAGAAGTTCTCGCAGGCCCAGGCCTATCTCACCACCCAGATGAAGTCGGTGGGCGAAGTCATGGCCATCGGGCGCAATTTCCAGGAATCCTTCCAGAAGGCCCTGCGCGGCCTGGAGACCGGCATCGACGGCCTGAGCGAGAAGCTCGATCTGGCACACGAGGACACCAAGGACAGACTGCGCAGCGAACTCAAGCAGCCGGGCCCGGAACGCATCCTGTACCTGGGCGACGCCTTCCGCTTCGGCATGTCGCTGGACGAGGTGCATGAATACACCGCCATCGATCCCTGGTTCCTGGAGCAGATCGAGGAGATCATCCAGCTGGAAGCGATGGTGCAGGACAAGGGCATCGACGGCCTCGACCGCGACACCCTGTGGCGGCTCAAGCGCAAGGGCTTCGCCGACAGCCGGCTGGCGCATCTGGCCCGGGTGAAGGAATCCGCGGTGCGCGAACTGCGCCACCAGCACGGTCTGCGCCCGGCGTTCAAGCGGGTGGATACCTGCGCCGCCGAGTTCGCCACCGGCACCGCCTACATGTACTCCACCTACGAGGAGGAGTGCGAGGCCGAGCCGACGGACAGGAAGAAGATCATGGTGCTGGGCGGCGGCCCCAACCGCATCGGCCAGGGCATCGAGTTCGACTACTGCTGCGTGCACGCCGCCTTCGCCATGCGCGAGGACGGTTACGAGACCATCATGGTCAACTGCAACCCGGAGACGGTCTCCACCGACTACGACACCTCCGACCGGCTGTACTTCGAGCCGCTGACCCTGGAGGACGTGCTGGAGATCATCGAGAAGGAGCAGCCCGAGGGCGTGATCGTGCAGTACGGCGGCCAGACGCCGCTCAAGCTGGCGCGCGACCTGGAAGCGGCCGGCGCGCCCATCATCGGCACCTCGCCGGATTCCATCGATCTGGCCGAGGACCGTGAGCGCTTCCAGGACATGATCAACCGGCTCGGCCTCAAGCAGCCGCCCAACCGCACCGCGCGCACCGAGGAAGAGGCGCTCCGGCTGGCCGCCGAGATCGGCTATCCGCTGGTGGTGCGCCCGTCCTACGTACTGGGCGGCCGGGCCATGGAGATCGTCTATCAGGAGGAGGACCTGGCCCGCTACATGAACGACGCGGTCAAGGTCTCCAACGACTCCCCCGTGCTGCTGGACCGCTTCCTGGACGATGCCGTGGAGGTGGACGTGGACGCCATCTGCGACGGCAAGGATGTGCTCATCGGCGGCATCATGGAACACATCGAGCAGGCCGGCGTGCACTCGGGCGACTCCGCCTGTTCGCTGCCGCCCTATACCCTGAGCCTGGAAGCCCAGGAGCGCATGCGCGAACAGGTCGCAGCCATGGCGCGCGAACTGAAGGTGATCGGCCTGATGAACACCCAGTTCGCCATCAAGGGCGAGGAGATCTACATCATCGAGGTCAATCCGCGCGCCTCGCGCACCGTGCCCTATGTCTCCAAGGTCACCGGCAGGCCGCTGGCCAAGATCGCCGCCCGCTGCATGGCCGGCCGCTCGCTGGCCGATCAGGACGCGCTGGTGGAGACCGTGCCGACCTATTTCTCGGTCAAGGAGGCGGTGTTCCCCTTCATCAAGTTCCCGGGCGTGGATCCGATCCTCGGCCCGGAGATGAAGTCCACCGGCGAGGTCATGGGTGTGGGCCGCACCTTCGGCGCGGCCTTCGGCCGGGCCCAGCTCGGCGCCGGCGTGGTGCTGCCGCGCAGCGGCAAGATCTTCATCAGTGTGCGCGATACCGACAAGCCCGACGTGGTGGCGCTCGCCAGGGGCTTCGCCGACAAGGGCTTCTCCCTGGTGGCCACCCGCGGTACGGCCCGCGAGATCACCGCCGCCGGCATCAACTGCGAGATCGTCAACAAGGTGATCGAGGGCCGGCCGCACATCGTGGACATGATCAAGAATGACCAGATCAGCTACGTGGTCAACACCACCGAGGGCAAGCAGGCCATCGCCGACTCCTTTACCATCCGCCGCACGGCGTTGCATCATAAGGTGCATGTCAGCACGACCATGGCCCATGCCGAGGCCATCGTCATGGCGTTGGACGCCATCGACAATGCCGAGGTCAACCGGCTGCAGGATCTGCACAGGGAACTGGGGATGATCGAATGAGCAAGGTGCCACTGACCAAACGCGGTGCCGAGAAGCTGCGTGAGGAACTCAAGCAACTCAAGAACGTGGAGCGCCCCCGGGTGATCGAGGCCATCGCCGAGGCGCGTTCGCACGGTGACCTCAAGGAGAACGCCGAGTATCACGCCGCGCGCGAGCAGCAGAGTTTCATCGAGGGCCGGATCAAGGAGATCGAGGGCAAGCTCAGCCACGCCCAGGTGATCGATGTCACCAGCATGGAAAATACCGGCAAGGTGATCTTCGGTACCACCGTGGACCTGGCCGACGAGGACAGCGGCGAGGAATTCTCCTACCGGATCGTCGGCGAGGACGAGGCCGACATCAAGTCCGGTCTGCTGTCGGTCAATTCGCCCATCGCCCGGGCACTGATCGGCAAGCAGGAAGGCGATGTGGTCACCGTCTCCACCCCCGGCGGCGAGCGCAACTACGAGATCCTCGAAGTGCGGTATGTCTGAGATCTAGTGCGGCCCGCTGCTGCGCGTGACAGCCAATCCCTCCGCTCCCATGCAGGCCAAGATCGCCATCGCCGAACGCATCATCCTGACCCTGTGGGTCGGCGGCCTGTGGATGATCGGCTACCTGGCCGTGCCGCTCCTGTTTCATCAACTCGATGACACCCGCCTGGCCGGGCAGCTGGCGGGAGAGATGTTCCGGGCGCTGAACTGGTTCGGGCTGGCGGCGGGTGCGCTGCTGCTGATATCGAACCGGATGCAGGCGCGCCCGGGACTGGACTGGCGGGCGCTAACCCTGGTGTTGATGCTGGCGCTGATTCTGGTCAATGCCTTCGCCATCAGTCCGCTGATGCAGGAGCTCAAGGCCGGCGGTCTGGTGGCGGGCAGCGAGGCGGCGGCACGCTTTGGCCGTCTGCACGGACTGTCGTCCTTTCTCTATCTGATCCAGTCGCTGCTGGGGCTGGGGCTGGTTGTGTTCGGCATACGGCGCGGATAGGGGATTACTTCCCCAGTTCCACCCGCGGGCGCTGGGGATTGCGGCGGAACACCAGCGCGGTGTTGCCGACCCGCTGAACCAGCCGCAGTTTCAGCCGCTGGCACAGTTCCTCCAGCAACTGGTCGCGCAGTTCGCGATCGCCGACATTGAGCTTGATCTTCATCAGCTCGTGGTGCGCGACCGAGGAATCGATCTCCTCGATCACGCTTTCGGTCAGCCCCCTGCCGGCGACGGTGACCACGGGCTTGAGCTTGTGGCCGAGGCCGCGCAGATGGCGCAGCTGGGACTGGGTGAGATGCATGGACTGTCTGCCTGTGTCGGATTCTATGTCTGGGGCGGCATTATAGCCGCGGACGCATACGGATGAACATGGATGCATGCGGCATCCGCCAATTTCGAGGGCTTTGCTGTCGATACCCCGGTCCATGAAGCCTGTGCCTGGAACCTGTAGTCATGTCCCGCACCAAGAGCAGCCGCCGCTGGCTGAAGGAACATTTCGACGATGAATACGTGCTGCGCGCCCAGCGCGAGGGCTGGCGCTCGCGCGCCGTCTACAAACTGCAGGAACTGGACGAGAAGTACCGTCTGTTCAAGCCGGGTATGACGGTGGTGGACCTGGGGGCGGCGCCCGGGGCCTGGTCGCAGTATGCCGTGCAGAAAGTGGGGAAAACGGGCCGGGTCGTGGCCATGGACCTCCTGCCCGTCGAACCCATCGCCGGCGTGGATTTTCTGCAGGGCGATTTTCGCGATGACGAGGTGTATGCGCGGTTTCTGGAACTGGTCGGAAACACGCCGGTGGACCTTGTAATGTCGGACATCGCCCCCAATATCTCCGGGATGGAGGCCGTGGATCAGCCCCGTGCAATGTATCTGGTTGAACTGGCAGTCGATTTCGCCGAGCAGACGCTGCGCGAAGGCGGCACCTTCCTGGCCAAGGTGTTCCAGGGCGAAGGGTTCGATGAACTTGTGCGCGGATTGCGGGGTCGATACAGCAAGGTGATCGTGCGCAAGCCGAAGGCTTCACGGCCGCGTTCGCGCGAGGTCTATCTGCTGGCCGCAGGCCGGAAACTGTAGTAAGGTCAAACCCATTGTTTTATGGTCCGATTAACCCGGGTGGCTGCCGGGGTTTCAGGGGCCAGCTGAGATGAGTCGAGGTAATCCACTTTGAACGACATGGCCAAGAATCTTCTGCTCTGGGTCGTCATCGCCGTGGTCCTGATGGCGGTGTTCAACAACTTCGGCCCGCCGACCCAGCAGACCAACAGCATCGGCTATTCTGAATTCATCGCCCAGGTGAAATCCGGCCAGGTCCAGAACGTGGTCATCCAGAACCATACCGTCAAGGGCAAGCTCGCCAGCGGCGAGAGCTTCACCACCTACGCCCCCGATGATCCCAAGCTGATCGACGACCTGCTGGCCAACAACGTCACCGTCGAGGCCAAGCCTCCGGAGCAGCAGGGCGTGCTGACCCAGATCTTCATTTCCTGGTTCCCCATGCTGCTGCTGATCGCGGTGTGGATCTTCTTCATGCGCCAGATGCAGGGCGGTGCGGGCGGCCGCGGGGCCATGTCCTTCGGCAAGAGCCGGGCGCGCATGCTGGGCGAGGATCAGATCAAGGTCACCTTCAGCGATGTCGCCGGCGTGGAGGAGGCCAAGGAAGAGGTTGAGGAGCTGGTCGAGTTCCTGCGCGACCCGGGCAAGTTCCAGAAGCTCGGCGGCAAGATTCCCAAGGGCGTGCTGATGGTCGGCTCGCCGGGCACCGGCAAGACGCTGCTGGCCAAGGCCATCGCCGGCGAGGCCAAGGTGCCGTTCTTCACCATCTCCGGTTCCGACTTCGTCGAGATGTTCGTCGGCGTGGGCGCCTCGCGCGTGCGCGACATGTTCGAGCAGGCCAAGAAGCACGCCCCCTGCATCATCTTCATCGATGAGATCGATGCCGTGGGCCGTCACCGCGGCGCCGGTCTGGGCGGCGGCCACGACGAGCGCGAGCAGACGCTGAACCAGCTGCTGGTGGAAATGGACGGCTTCGAGGGCAACGAGGGCGTGATCGTCATCGCCGCCACCAACCGGCCCGACGTGCTCGACCCGGCGCTGCTGCGCCCCGGCCGCTTCGACCGCCAGGTGGTGGTGCCGCTGCCCGATGTGCGCGGCCGCGCCCAGATCCTGCAGGTGCACATGCGCAAGGTGCCCGCGGCCGACGACGTCGAGCCCATGATCATTGCCCGCGGCACCCCGGGTTTCTCCGGCGCCGATCTGGCCAACCTGGTCAACGAGGCCTCGCTGTTCGCCGCCCGCGCCAACAAGCGCGTGGTGGACATGGAGGACTTCGAGAAGGCCAAGGACAAGATCATGATGGGCGCCGAACGCCGCTCCATGGTGATGAGCGAGGAGGAGAAGCGTCTGACCGCCTATCACGAGGCCGGCCACGCCATCGTCGGCCGTCTGGTGCCGGAGCACGACCCGGTGCACAAGGTCTCGATCATCCCGCGCGGACGCGCCCTGGGCGTGACCCTGTTCCTGCCCGAGGATGACCGCCACAGCTTTACCAAGCAGCGCCTGGAGAGCCAGATCTCCAGCCTGTTCGGCGGCCGCCTGGCCGAGTTTCTCATCTTCGGCGCCGACAAGGTCACCACCGGCGCCTCCAATGACATCCAGCGTGCGACCGAGCTGGCGCGCAACATGGTCACCCGCTGGGGTCTGTCCGATCGGCTGGGACCGCTGTCCTATGGCGAGGAGGAGAACGAGGTCTTTCTGGGCCATTCGGTCACCCAGCACAAGAACATCTCCGATGACACGGCGCATGCCATCGACATGGAGATCCGTTCCATCATCGACAACAACTACAAGCGGGCCGAGTCCATCCTGACCGAGAACATGGACATCCTCCATGCCATGGCCCAGGCGCTGATCAAGTACGAGACCATCGACGCCAACCAGATCGACGATCTGATGGCACGGCGCGAGGTGCGTCCGCCGCGTGAATGGTCGGACAACCCGCCGCCCTCAGCGGGTACGGGTACGGCCACCGGCGACGAGCCGGAGAAGGGCCGCAAGGACAGCGGCGGCCCGATCGGCGATCCCGCCGGCCAGCACTGAGGCCCCTGCCACCCGCATCACGCCCCGCTTTGGCGGGGCGTTTTATTTTAACTGCATCAATCTTTTAAACGCAGAGGCGTTTATGTCCTTAGGGTGCGAAGTCGCAGAGAGCGCAATGAATTCATGTAGAATTATATTTTTTGTAACTTTGCGCCCTCTGCGTCCCTGCGTCTTTGCGTTGAATAAATTATTGGTAAACTTCCATGCAGCTTGAGTGCGGAAACCGCCGGCTGGACCTGAGCCGGCCGCGGGTGATGGGGGTTCTGAACGTCACGCCCGATTCCTTCTCCGACGGCGGCGCGTTTCTGGCCGCCGGACAGGCCGTGGCCCGGGCCCGGGAGATGGTCGCCGAGGGCGCGGACATCATCGACATCGGCGGCGAATCCACCCGCCCGGGGGCCGATCCGGTCAGCATCGAGGATGAACTGACGCGGGT
This sequence is a window from Thiohalobacter thiocyanaticus. Protein-coding genes within it:
- the carA gene encoding glutamine-hydrolyzing carbamoyl-phosphate synthase small subunit produces the protein MRKPAILVLEDGSVFRGESIGADGQTVGEVVFNTAMTGYQEILTDPSYSRQIVTLTYPHIGNTGINDEDEESARIQSAGLVVRDLPTRYSNWRAQRSLGDYLRESGVVGIADIDTRRLTRILREKGAQNGCIIAGDQPDEAAALEAAKGFPGLKGMDLAREVTTAERYEWAQGTWSLEDGLPAPAADLPHHVVAYDFGVKRNILRMLADRGCRLTVVPAQTPAAEVMALKPDGVFLSNGPGDPEPCDYAIGAIRELLDADVPLFGICLGHQLLALASGAKTTKMKFGHHGANHPVQDLEAGTVMISSQNHGFAVDDQTLPDNLKATHRSLFDGSLQGIQRTDKPAFSFQGHPEASPGPHDVAPLFDHFIELIESNRQGAK
- a CDS encoding YhbY family RNA-binding protein, yielding MHLTQSQLRHLRGLGHKLKPVVTVAGRGLTESVIEEIDSSVAHHELMKIKLNVGDRELRDQLLEELCQRLKLRLVQRVGNTALVFRRNPQRPRVELGK
- the dapB gene encoding 4-hydroxy-tetrahydrodipicolinate reductase, producing MTTRIAIAGAAGRMGRHLIEAAHNTEGTQPAVALEAPGHPSLGSDAGVLAGVGELGVNVTDDLVAQAERFDVLIDFTIPEATLANVRACRAAGRAIVIGTTGLSDDQKSELAGAARDIPVVFAPNMSVGVNLCLKLLDLAARVLGDTVDIEVIEAHHRHKIDAPSGTALRMGEVVAEALGRDLKECAVYGREGRTGERDRRTIGFETIRAGDIVGEHTVMFAGEGERVEITHKASSRMTFASGAVRAAAWLADRPAGLYDMQDVLGLKD
- the greA gene encoding transcription elongation factor GreA, which produces MSKVPLTKRGAEKLREELKQLKNVERPRVIEAIAEARSHGDLKENAEYHAAREQQSFIEGRIKEIEGKLSHAQVIDVTSMENTGKVIFGTTVDLADEDSGEEFSYRIVGEDEADIKSGLLSVNSPIARALIGKQEGDVVTVSTPGGERNYEILEVRYV
- a CDS encoding DUF4149 domain-containing protein → MTANPSAPMQAKIAIAERIILTLWVGGLWMIGYLAVPLLFHQLDDTRLAGQLAGEMFRALNWFGLAAGALLLISNRMQARPGLDWRALTLVLMLALILVNAFAISPLMQELKAGGLVAGSEAAARFGRLHGLSSFLYLIQSLLGLGLVVFGIRRG
- the dnaJ gene encoding molecular chaperone DnaJ, translating into MAKKDFYEILGVQKNASEADIKKAYRRMAQKFHPDRNPDDEEALNRFKEVKEAYEVLSDARKRAAYDQFGHAGVDPNMGGGAGGGFGGGGASFSDIFGDVFGDIFGGGAGRGPGGQRVYRGADLRYNLDLTLEEAVAGTTVKIRVPAMVGCTVCGGNGAKPGSKPETCTTCGGVGQVRMQQGFFSVQQTCPRCHGSGSIVSDPCTACQGHGRVQENKTLSVKVPPGVDTGDRIRLAGEGEAGENGGPPGDLYVQIRVKEHPIFTRDDNHLFCEVPIPFVTAALGGELEVPTLEGKVKLKIPTETQSGKLFRLRGKGVKPVRGGPVGDLMCRVMVETPVNLNEKQKQMLRDFESTMDEKGDSHHNPQSHSWLDGVKKFFEGIKL
- the carB gene encoding carbamoyl-phosphate synthase large subunit; protein product: MPKRTDIESILILGAGPIVIGQACEFDYSGAQACKALREEGYRVILVNSNPATIMTDPEMSGATYIEAVDWRTVEKIIEKERPDALLPTMGGQTALNCALDLDREGILEKYGVEMIGASKDAIDKAEDRDRFRQAMRRIGLDFPTSEMAHSMEEAMQVQEKIGFPTIIRPSFTLGGSGGGIAYNKEEFIEICERGLDLSPTNELLIEESALGWKEYEMEVVRDRKDNCIIVCSIENLDPMGIHTGDSITVAPAQTLTDKEYQIMRDASLAVLREIGVETGGSNVQFAINPDNGRMIIIEMNPRVSRSSALASKATGFPIAKVAAKLAVGYTLDELQNEITGGATPASFEPSIDYVVTKIPRFTFEKFSQAQAYLTTQMKSVGEVMAIGRNFQESFQKALRGLETGIDGLSEKLDLAHEDTKDRLRSELKQPGPERILYLGDAFRFGMSLDEVHEYTAIDPWFLEQIEEIIQLEAMVQDKGIDGLDRDTLWRLKRKGFADSRLAHLARVKESAVRELRHQHGLRPAFKRVDTCAAEFATGTAYMYSTYEEECEAEPTDRKKIMVLGGGPNRIGQGIEFDYCCVHAAFAMREDGYETIMVNCNPETVSTDYDTSDRLYFEPLTLEDVLEIIEKEQPEGVIVQYGGQTPLKLARDLEAAGAPIIGTSPDSIDLAEDRERFQDMINRLGLKQPPNRTARTEEEALRLAAEIGYPLVVRPSYVLGGRAMEIVYQEEDLARYMNDAVKVSNDSPVLLDRFLDDAVEVDVDAICDGKDVLIGGIMEHIEQAGVHSGDSACSLPPYTLSLEAQERMREQVAAMARELKVIGLMNTQFAIKGEEIYIIEVNPRASRTVPYVSKVTGRPLAKIAARCMAGRSLADQDALVETVPTYFSVKEAVFPFIKFPGVDPILGPEMKSTGEVMGVGRTFGAAFGRAQLGAGVVLPRSGKIFISVRDTDKPDVVALARGFADKGFSLVATRGTAREITAAGINCEIVNKVIEGRPHIVDMIKNDQISYVVNTTEGKQAIADSFTIRRTALHHKVHVSTTMAHAEAIVMALDAIDNAEVNRLQDLHRELGMIE
- the rlmE gene encoding 23S rRNA (uridine(2552)-2'-O)-methyltransferase RlmE is translated as MSRTKSSRRWLKEHFDDEYVLRAQREGWRSRAVYKLQELDEKYRLFKPGMTVVDLGAAPGAWSQYAVQKVGKTGRVVAMDLLPVEPIAGVDFLQGDFRDDEVYARFLELVGNTPVDLVMSDIAPNISGMEAVDQPRAMYLVELAVDFAEQTLREGGTFLAKVFQGEGFDELVRGLRGRYSKVIVRKPKASRPRSREVYLLAAGRKL